A genomic window from Cricetulus griseus strain 17A/GY chromosome 4, alternate assembly CriGri-PICRH-1.0, whole genome shotgun sequence includes:
- the LOC103160929 gene encoding uncharacterized protein LOC103160929 isoform X2, producing the protein MVPGPNCMMLPVSGHMGPIPPGYFIHPDTGRVLPQTGHLGYDLLKAALIPITDYNADVVRTSEVAVLPYLPYPTSPVTGCPPATRLPTLQPRRTSQLGALMSDPITGIEVPVLAVTLHPQTRQWLTLGGTYCNPLTKTLAPLELGGPMKDPVTGGIVPILGVGLDEHTGQVLAVGGLQDGTGSLLLPGDNFEEPLSGKTVRLLGASQQAGQLLPHPGGSQALLDSNVLVAQRQVILRLQQCQETPGSRAQGLLESAIRDMRRALALSLHHILQQAQRLERQLQAARDIEATGGCIGLMCYPRTELWVPALYGMEIPDPEGSGLMVPILGMHRDGDSGNTTPLAGTMEDAAGKGLVPISIGAQAIDPLTGEHGPVIGAHMDPSARVVVPVVQLLEALPRGVRDPNLQILLEQELRAHQQYWQLREQEEQQLAEHLWHLSQELHFCPGHEATLQLKAAEEACAALEACYLQETERRARALSMLSSPERCLLSQADKKEWEEEAQVLLGVRKVLHSLGQASEKLRKTSTRLQGQAEEVCLQQSEDQSPRVWNHHRKVLQHLSDEFREVVRDRQNFLNRALGNLQYHRELSHLQLLHIQVTVSGTPVCLENYPGDRFYGTVTTCLGNQAALCPLLIPFLKGITAMLIEDQGHHLGLEDQAPAVDADKADNIWTPPLFSIMKKIDTLFQDPREIAELQRQIHLGPHRPGPRNSLQNLLKTQTMQGELVTVQTMHLSAWEFVVYQYGLSVLHLLIPQLQAPETTLQIASHLPAMEVTGNAFEGSFFYQSTENTLFVGRECLASVGRFVLLLIHCLAHITTGDFNQDCNPKFLGSFYEGLKAYFKEAFSTTLQMSAVSWDSKFDQSLSAVLLKEQSTSEKERDLLSKLIERKCEPCLSRQSSEEYIKKSNELLLFTNMEHFLKSILSEEQQILVTPRAGLHGKEKI; encoded by the exons ATGGTTCCTGGGCCCAACTGTATGATGCTCCCAGTCAGTGGCCACATGGGGCCCATACCCCCTGGCTACTTTATCCACCCTGACACTGGGCGTGTGCTGCCTCAGACTGGACACCTGGGATATGATCTGCTGAAGGCAGCCCTGATACCCATTACTGACTATAATGCAG ATGTTGTCCGAACATCAGAGGTTGCTGTTCTCCCCTACTTGCCCTACCCAACAAGTCCTGTGACAGGTTGCCCTCCAGCCACTCGCCTGCCTACCCTACAGCCAAGAAGAACATCACAGCTGGGGGCTCTCATGTCTGACCCCATCACAGGCATCGAAGTGCCTGTGCTTGCTGTGACTCTGCACCCCCAAACAAGGCAGTGGCTCACTCTTGGAGGGACATACTGCAATCCTCTCACCAAGACATTGGCCCCTTTGGAGTTGGGGGGCCCCATGAAGGACCCAGTCACAGGAGGCATCGTGCCAATTCTAGGCGTTGGGCTGGATGAACACACAG GTCAGGTGCTTGCAGTGGGAGGGCTGCAAGATGGCACAGGGAGCCTCCTGCTGCCTGGTGACAACTTTGAGGAGCCACTGAGTGGGAAGACAGTCCGGCTCCTGGGAGCTTCCCAACAGGCAGGCCAGCTATTACCCCACCCAGGAGGGTCACAGGCACTGCTGGATTCCAATGTCCTGGTGGCCCAGAGGCAAGTTATTCTGAGGCTCCAGCAGTGTCAGGAGACTCCAGGGTCCAGGGCACAAGGACTTCTGGAATCTGCCATAAGGGACATGAGACGAGCACTGGCTTTGAGTCTCCACCATATCCTCCAGCAGGCACAGAGACTGGAGAGACAGTTGCAGGCAGCACGTGACATTGAAGCCACTGGTGGCTGTATAG GATTAATGTGCTACCCTAGGACTGAGCTCTGGGTCCCAGCCCTGTATGGAATGGAGATTCCAGACCCTGAAGGCTCTGGGCTTATGGTACCTATCCTGGGCATGCATCGAGATGGGGATTCTGGGAATACCACACCTTTGGCTGGCACAATGGAGGACGCTGCTGGTAAAG GTCTTGTCCCAATCTCCATTGGGGCTCAAGCCATCGATCCCTTAACCGGGGAGCATGGTCCTGTCATTGGTGCTCACATGGATCCCTCTGCTAGAGTGGTGGTGCCTGTGGTACAGCTGCTGGAGGCCTTGCCACGTGGAGTGAGGGACCCCAATCTG CAGATCCTCTTGGAGCAGGAGCTAAGGGCCCATCAGCAGTACTGGCAGCTTCGGGAGCAGGAGGAACAACAGCTGGCAGAACACTTGTGGCACCTGAGCCAGGAGCTCCACTTCTGCCCTGGCCATGAAGCCACACTGCAA CTGAAGGCTGCTGAGGAGGCCTGTGCAGCTCTGGAGGCCTGCTACTTGCAGGAGACAGAACGCCGAGCTAGAGCCCTGAGCATGCTCAGCAGCCCAGAACGGTGCTTGCTTTCTCAAG CAGACAAGAAAGAGTGGGAAGAAGAGGCGCAAGTGCTGCTGGGCGTGCGAAAGGTCCTGCATAGTTTAGGACAGGCATCAGAAAAGCTCAGGAAAACGTCCACCAGGCTGCAAGGCCAGGCAGAAGAGGTGTGCCTGCAGCAGAGTGAGGATCAGAGCCCACGTGTCTGGAATCATCACAGGAAG GTATTACAGCATCTCTCTGATGAGTTCCGGGAGGTAGTGAGGGACAGGCAGAACTTCCTGAATAGGGCTCTTGGAAACCTTCAATACCACCGGGAGCTCAGCCACCTCCAGCTCTTGCATATCCAG GTCACTGTCTCAGGAACTCCTGTGTGTTTGGAGAACTATCCTGGAGACAGATTCTATGGAACAGTCACTACTTGTCTGGGGAACCAGGCTGCCCTCTGCCCCCTGCTGATCCCTTTCCTGAAAGGCATCACTGCCATGCTCATAGAGGATCAAGGCCATCATCTAGGGCTGGAGGACCAGGCACCAGCAGTGG ATGCAGACAAAGCTGACAATATCTGGACCCCACCATTATTCTCCATTATGAAGAAAATAGATACCTTGTTCCAAGACCCCAGGGAAATAGCTGAACTACAAAGACAAATACATCTCGGACCACACAGACCAG GCCCAAGAAACTCTTTGCAGAATCTCCTGAAGACTCAGACGATGCAGGGAGAGCTGGTAACTGTGCAAACCATGCACCTTTCTGCCTGGGAGTTTGTAGTTTACCAGTATGGTCTCTCCGTCCTGCACCTCCTCATCCCCCAGCTGCAG GCTCCGGAAACCACCCTACAGATTGCTTCTCATCTGCCTGCCATGGAAGTCACAGGAAATGCCTTTGAAGGTTCCTTCTTCTATCAG AGCACTGAAAACACCTTGTTTGTTGGGAGAGAGTGTTTGGCCTCTGTGGGACGTTTCGTTCTGTTGTTGATCCACTGCCTGGCCCACATCACTACTGGGGACTTCAACCAGGACTGCAACCCCAAATTTCTGGGGTCGTTTTATGAG GGGCTGAAAGCCTACTTCAAGGAGGCATTCTCTACTACACTGCAGATGTCAGCAGTTTCCTGGGACAGTAAGTTCGACCAAAGCCTAAGTGCTGTTCTGCTGAAAGAGCAGTCCACCTCTGAAAAAGAAAGAGATCTCCTCTCTAAACTCATTGAGAGGAAGTGTGAGCCTTGCTTGTCAAGACAGTCATCAGAAGAG